In a single window of the Candidatus Kryptoniota bacterium genome:
- a CDS encoding GIY-YIG nuclease family protein — protein MIESEDGHRYTGQTDDLNRRLSEHNSGITRSTKHGRNWKLLYSEEYETRSEAVWRERFLKSGVGRNYLANVISSFGSGKHTEQ, from the coding sequence GTGATAGAGAGTGAGGACGGGCACCGTTACACCGGGCAAACGGACGACCTGAATCGCAGGTTATCTGAGCACAATTCAGGAATAACACGTTCTACGAAGCACGGCAGGAATTGGAAGCTTCTTTATTCTGAGGAATATGAGACAAGGAGCGAAGCTGTATGGCGCGAAAGATTTCTGAAATCTGGTGTTGGAAGGAATTATTTGGCGAATGTGATTTCTTCATTTGGGTCAGGGAAACATACGGAACAGTAA